The following proteins are co-located in the Solanum pennellii chromosome 1, SPENNV200 genome:
- the LOC107026720 gene encoding auxin-induced protein 15A-like, which produces MGRGLVGISNAKEKLRRTISPRNGSISSTTNDVPKGHFAVYVGETYRRFVVPISYLNHPLFQDLLHWAEEEFGYNHPMGGITIPCSEDYFISLISLLKSS; this is translated from the coding sequence atgggaAGAGGTTTAGTTGGAATATCAAATGCTAAAGAAAAGCTTAGAAGAACAATTTCACCAAGAAATGGAAGTATTTCATCTACTACAAATGATgtaccaaagggacattttgcGGTTTATGTTGGTGAAACATATAGAAGATTTGTTGTTCCAATTTCTTACTTGAATCATCCTTTATTTCAAGATTTGTTACATTGGGCTGAAGAAGAATTTGGGTATAATCATCCTATGGGAGGTATTACAATTCCATGTAGTGAAGATTACTTTATTAGTCTCATTTCTTTACTAAAGTCATCATAG
- the LOC114078654 gene encoding auxin-induced protein 15A-like, with the protein MAIRMPRIIKKSSTAKDVPKGHCAVYVGEEQKKRFVIPISFLSQPLFQDLLSQAEEEFGFDHPMGGLTMPCREDVFINLTSHLRN; encoded by the coding sequence ATGGCTATCCGTATGCCTCGTATAATCAAGAAGTCTTCTACAGCTAAAGATGTTCCTAAAGGCCACTGTGCTGTGTATGTTGGGGAGGagcagaagaagagatttgtGATTCCTATATCATTCTTGAGCCAACCTTTATTTCAAGACTTGCTTAGTCAAGCTGAGGAAGAATTTGGTTTCGATCATCCAATGGGTGGTCTTACAATGCCTTGCAGAGAGGATGTCTTCATTAACCTTACTTCTCATTTGAGGAACTGA
- the LOC107026778 gene encoding auxin-responsive protein SAUR21-like, whose amino-acid sequence MAIRMPRIIKKSSTAKNVPKGHCAVYVGEEQKKRFVIPISFLSQPLFQNLLGQAEEEFGFDHPMGGLTIPCREDVFVNLTSRLKN is encoded by the coding sequence ATGGCTATCCGTATGCCTCGTATAATCAAGAAATCCTCTACAGCTAAAAATGTTCCTAAAGGCCACTGTGCTGTGTATGTTGGGGAGGagcagaagaagagatttgtAATTCCTATATCATTTTTGAGTCAACCTTTATTTCAAAACTTGCTTGGTCAAGCCGAGGAAGAATTTGGTTTCGATCATCCAATGGGTGGTCTTACAATACCTTGTAGAGAGGATGTCTTTGTTAACCTTACTTCTCGTTTGAAGAACTGA
- the LOC107004967 gene encoding auxin-induced protein 15A-like, with product MAIRMPRIIKKSSTNGDVPKGHFAVYVGEKQKKRFVIPISFLSQPLFQDLLSQAEEEFGFDHPMGGVTIPCSEDVFIDLTSRLNRI from the coding sequence ATGGCTATCCGTATGCCTCGTATAATCAAGAAGTCTTCTACAAATGGAGACGTTCCGAAAGGCCACTTTGCTGTTTATGTCGGGGAGAAGCAAAAGAAGAGGTTTGTGATCCCCATATCATTCTTGAGCCAACCTTTATTTCAAGACTTGCTTAGTCAAGCTGAGGAAGAATTTGGCTTTGATCATCCAATGGGCGGTGTCACAATTCCCTGTAGTGAGGATGTGTTCATTGATCTTACTTCTCGCTTGAATAGGATCTGA
- the LOC107026416 gene encoding auxin-responsive protein SAUR21-like: MAMMFDEIIEKSISCQAALKLKMWIEALQFHGYVIRKVHDMKPDFSVYKLLLEMYDKIMAILGMIKKSSTTKDVRKGHFVVYVGETQKKRFVVPISFLSEPLFQHLLSQVEEEFGFNHPMGGVTIPCSEDFFIDLTSRLRK, translated from the exons ATGG CTATGATGTTCGATGAAATTATTGAGAAGAGCATTTCCTGTCAGGCTGCTCTGAAGCTAAAGATGTGGATAGAGGCCTT GCAGTTTCATGGATATGTTATTCGGAAAGTTCATGACATGAAACCTGATTTTTCTGTTTACAAATTGTTATTAGAAATGTATGACAAG ATTATGGCTATTCTTGGAATGATCAAGAAGTCTTCCACAACTAAAGATGTTCGCAAGGGTCACTTTGTTGTATATGTCGGGGAGACGCAAAAGAAGAGATTTGTAGTCCCCATATCATTCCTGAGTGAACCGTTATTTCAACACTTGCTTAGTCAAGTTGAGGAAGAATTTGGCTTCAACCATCCAATGGGTGGTGTGACTATTCCCTGCAGTGAGGATTTTTTCATTGATCTCACATCACGCTTGAGGAAGTAA
- the LOC107026427 gene encoding E3 ubiquitin ligase PQT3-like: MSVYIKYKSCKDYDSIPILDHFISVGNLKSKIFESKRYGWGKDFDLLVTNLQTNEDYVDHATLIPRSTSVLIRRVAGLRCFPIVIKEEPKQVQCKQEEVHSVKKESKYPQDIDYDDFGDDVYAIPKVAVAIQLGNPVPTSTSSIIKNSVGNISYNNTRSAGFSVGQGGMEWKNPPPGPGYVCHRCKVPGHFIQHCRTNGDPNYDIKKLQPPSASVAVLRPYVAADTKVVQGSSSKHSYTAIPPELHCSLCKGLMKDAVIASKCCFSSFCDKCIRNHIMSNSVCVCGATNILVDALLPNLTLRATVNRFLQSNSTTSSESCRTIEEFPRAVEEVNMKKRKNSNDAANMQWGVETRNLGFKRNKFEMSSEFSSVISY, translated from the coding sequence ATGTCAGTGTATATCAAGTATAAAAGTTGTAAGGATTATGATTCGATACCAATTCTTGATCATTTTATTTCTGTTGGCAATCTGAAATCAAAGATATTTGAATCCAAGCGTTATGGTTGGGGTAAAGATTTCGACCTTCTTGTCACCAACCTACAAACTAACGAAGATTATGTTGATCATGCCACCTTGATTCCAAGAAGTACAAGTGTTTTGATTCGTCGCGTTGCTGGATTACGTTGCTTCCCCATTGTAATCAAAGAGGAGCCCAAGCAAGTGCAGTGTAAACAGGAGGAGGTTCATTCAGTTAAAAAAGAGTCCAAATATCCTCAAGATATTGATTACGATGATTTTGGCGATGATGTGTATGCAATTCCAAAAGTAGCAGTGGCAATTCAATTAGGCAATCCAGTGCCCACTAGTACTAGTAGTATAATCAAGAATTCAGTAGGAAACATATCGTATAATAACACAAGATCAGCTGGCTTTAGTGTTGGACAAGGTGGAATGGAATGGAAAAACCCACCACCAGGACCAGGGTATGTGTGTCATCGATGCAAGGTGCCTGGCCATTTCATTCAGCATTGCCGTACAAATGGTGACCCCAATTACGACATCAAGAAACTGCAGCCACCCAGTGCAAGTGTTGCTGTTTTGAGGCCTTATGTGGCAGCTGATACTAAGGTGGTTCAAGGATCTTCTTCAAAGCATTCCTATACAGCTATACCACCAGAGCTTCACTGCTCATTGTGTAAAGGATTAATGAAAGATGCAGTTATAGCAAGCAAATGTTGTTTTAGTAGTTTCTGCGACAAATGCATAAGGAATCATATTATGTCTAACTCTGTTTGCGTATGTGGGGCTACAAATATACTTGTTGATGCTCTCTTGCCTAATTTGACTCTAAGAGCCACAGTGAACAGATTCCTACAGTCTAATAGCACTACTTCTTCAGAGTCTTGTAGGACGATAGAAGAGTTTCCACGAGCTGTTGAAGAAGTAAACATGAAGAAAAGGAAGAATTCAAATGATGCTGCTAACATGCAATGGGGTGTTGAAACTAGAAATTTAGGTTTTAAAAGGAATAAGTTTGAGATGAGCAGCGAGTTTTCAAGTGTAATTTCTTATTGA
- the LOC107005554 gene encoding cingulin-like protein 1, whose amino-acid sequence MAKKKMTPQDNQPQNPTEVVKENQVKENNHSIAMEEASEKLENLKNLNSMLLKETIEKRQQVDSLVQAKGCLESELKRSNSEKNELQNELTQLSEQVIQLEIEKKLVSVFVAVQVGYHAEVIESERNGFREQNDVVEKKLKSVEIEMRDVLREKGEIEKLLTEKESEIENLRKQLNAVADEVAHERNVLEGIRKEKDEMKIKLDAQIEEADGLRVRLVETEKREKEIEGEVGKLRVEYDALTEKIKDRESKIQSMVREKELVANSLLGSNKVIEELRAQIDGIVREKEGIEVERNAEIKKNGELQNTVAGLNDMVLSLQKEEAKLRENLAGLEKKCLEGLRKEEEMEKWINELVKGNNEKDIRVENLIEEKALVEKELDKALKQLDVEKKKVEQTVTAKNEMEEAKVGRETEIVELQKQLAEFKNSISELEVSCNGQNEKVKNLESEVGKYKAAFGRVTLEKDEMQKRFVDEEQNGINMKKQIEEMEDHIQKIVKEVEQTKADYLNAVREKKELETQCQVLNKEIAFAQTSLGEAQKKISDMQCKVELANSNSEEILNALRTAAGSIRSDGEGESGSVVGEKQMNGEDVKPYEAELEAITNAIKSKENKVEEMQRQVEFLQFSVAQAQKKKNFWTMLSSATTLFAAISLAYVARGH is encoded by the coding sequence ATGGCCAAAAAGAAGATGACCCCGCAAGATAATCAACCTCAAAACCCAACTGAAGTGGTTAAGGAAAATCAGGTGAAAGAAAACAATCATTCCATTGCCATGGAAGAAGCTTCTGAGAAACTTGAGAATCTCAAGAACCTCAACAGTATGCTTCTCAAGGAGACTATTGAGAAACGGCAACAGGTGGATTCACTAGTGCAGGCAAAAGGATGTCTGGAATCGGAACTTAAAAGGTCTAACTCGGAGAAAAATGAGTTGCAGAATGAGTTGACTCAGTTGAGTGAACAGGTTATTCAGCTGGAGATTGAGAAGAAATTGGTGTCTGTGTTTGTTGCTGTGCAGGTTGGTTACCACGCTGAGGTGATTGAGAGTGAGAGGAATGGGTTTCGTGAACAGAATGACGTGGTTGAGAAGAAGCTGAAGAGTGTAGAGATAGAAATGCGTGATGTTTTGAGAGAGAAGGGTGAGATTGAGAAGCTGTTGACTGAAAAGGAGAGTGAGATTGAAAACCTAAGGAAGCAATTGAATGCTGTTGCTGATGAGGTTGCCCACGAGAGGAATGTTTTGGAGGGGATTCGTAAGGAGaaggatgaaatgaaaattaaacTTGACGCCCAAATAGAGGAAGCAGATGGATTGAGGGTGAGGTTGGTTGAAACTGAGAAGCGAGAGAAGGAgattgaaggagaagttgggaAATTAAGGGTTGAATACGATGCTCTCACTGAGAAAATCAAGGACAGAGAAAGCAAGATCCAATCCATGGTGAGAGAGAAGGAATTGGTCGCAAATAGCCTTTTGGGTTCAAATAAAGTGATTGAAGAATTAAGGGCGCAGATTGATGGGATTGTTAGGGAAAAAGAAGGGATTGAAGTGGAGAGAAATgcagaaataaaaaagaatggtGAATTGCAAAACACAGTTGCTGGTCTTAACGATATGGTGCTGAGTTTGCAAAAGGAAGAGGCAAAATTGCGTGAAAATTTGGCTGGGTTAGAGAAGAAGTGTTTGGAAGGCTTAAGAAAGGAAGAGGAGATGGAGAAGTGgataaatgaacttgtgaagGGAAACAATGAGAAGGACATCAGAGTTGAGAACTTGATTGAAGAAAAGGCCTTGGTTGAGAAGGAACTAGACAAGGCATTGAAGCAATTAGATGTAGAGAAGAAGAAGGTTGAGCAAACAGTTACAGCAAAGAATGAGATGGAAGAGGCTAAAGTTGGAAGGGAGACTGAAATTGTTGAACTGCAGAAACAATTAGCTGAATTCAAGAATTCTATTTCTGAATTAGAGGTGTCTTGCAATGGTCAAAACGAGAAGGTGAAGAATTTGGAATCTGAAGTTGGTAAGTATAAGGCTGCCTTCGGGCGAGTTACCCTTGAGAAGGATGAGATGCAAAAGCGATTTGTCGATGAGGAACAGAATGGCATAAACATGAAGAAACAGATTGAAGAAATGGAGGATCACATTCAAAAAATTGTGAAGGAGGTTGAGCAAACCAAGGCTGATTACCTCAATGCTGttagagaaaagaaagagttgGAAACTCAATGTCAAGTGTTGAACAAGGAAATTGCTTTTGCGCAAACCTCACTTGGCGAAGCACAGAAGAAAATTAGTGATATGCAGTGCAAGGTTGAGTTGGCAAACAGCAATTCTGAGGAAATCTTGAATGCTTTGAGGACTGCTGCAGGTTCAATCCGCTCGGATGGTGAAGGTGAAAGTGGCAGTGTGGTTGGTGAAAAACAAATGAATGGGGAAGATGTCAAGCCTTATGAAGCAGAGTTGGAGGCCATCACAAATGCAATCAAGAGTAAAGAGAACAAAGTTGAGGAGATGCAGAGGCAGGTTGAGTTTTTGCAGTTTTCAGTAGCTCAAgcacaaaagaagaagaatttctGGACCATGTTATCTTCAGCAACAACACTTTTTGCTGCAATTTCTCTTGCTTATGTTGCTCGTGGCCATTGA
- the LOC114078667 gene encoding auxin-induced protein 15A-like, with protein MAIRMPRIINKSSTTRDVPKGHFAVYVGEKQKNRFVIPVSFLSEPLFQDLLSQAEEEFGFDHPMGGVTIPCTEDVFIDRLNRI; from the coding sequence ATGGCTATCCGTATGCCTCGTATTATCAACAAGTCTTCTACAACTAGAGATGTTCCAAAAGGCCACTTTGCTGTTTATGTAGGGGAAAAGCAGAAAAATAGATTTGTTATCCCCGTATCATTCTTGAGTGAACCTCTATTTCAAGACTTGCTTAGTCAAGCTGAGGAAGAATTTGGCTTTGATCACCCAATGGGTGGTGTCACAATTCCCTGTACCGAGGATGTGTTCATTGATCGCTTGAATAGGATCTGA
- the LOC107005125 gene encoding probable pre-mRNA-splicing factor ATP-dependent RNA helicase DEAH5 produces MGADIAENELKKLEYLSLISKVCSELEAHLGFGDKVLAEFITELGRNCLTVDEFDDKLKESGAEMPDYFVRTLLTIIHAILPPSAKSKSEKESNKDGNDSEFSALKIRDNRDRVKELEKEIELEARSKRRDEKGEERDRRREGDRDYRRERGRDRRDRDRGRDRDRDDGRVERRASERRRDRDGDGDVYAKGSRDDYEQDGDDDRRDRRKSRHHVDEPELYAVYKGRVSRVMDSGCFVQLNEFRGKEGLVHVSQLATRRVSNAKDLVKRDQDVFVKVISISGQKLSLSMRDVDQNTGKDLLPLKKSSDGGGLTTNPSGMNNEGSKTRIGLSGIRITEQEDVVPSRRPVKRMSSPEKWEAKQLIAAGVLGVQEHPMFDEEGDGMLYQEEDGVDEELEVELNEDEPPFLQGQSRYSVDMSPVKIFKNPEGSLSRAAALQSALIKERREVREQQQRTMLDSIPKDLNRPWEDPMPETGERHLAQELRGVGLSAYDMPEWKKDAYGKAVTFGQRSKLSLQEQRQSLPIYKLKKELVQAVHDNQVLVVIGETGSGKTTQVTQYLAEAGYTTRGKIGCTQPRRVAATSVAKRVAEEFGCRLGEEVGYAIRFEDCTGPETVIKYMTDGMLWREILIDDNLSQYSVIMLDEAHERTINTDVLFGLLKQLMKRRPDLRLIVTSATLDAEKFSGYFFDCNIFTIPGRTFPVEILYTKQPESDYLDASLITVMQIHLTEPEGDILLFLTGQEEIDYACQCLYERMKGLGKNVPELIILPVYSALPSEMQSRIFDPAPPGKRKVVVATNIAEASLTIDGIFYVIDPGFAKQNVYNPKQGLDSLVITPISQASAKQRAGRAGRTGPGKCYRLYTESAFHSEMSPTAVPEIQRINLGNTVIMMKAMGINDLLSFDFMDPPTPQALISAMEQLYTLGALDEEGLLTKLGRKMAEFPLDPPLSKMLLASVDFGCSDEILTIIAMIQTGNVFYRPREKQAQADQKKAKFFQPEGDHLTLLAVYEAWKAKNFSGPWCFENFVQSRSLRRAQDVRKQLLSIMDKYKLDVVSAGRNFTKIQKAIGAGFFFHAARKDPQEGYRTLVENQPVYIHPSSALFQRQPDWVIYHELVMTTKEYMREVTVVDPKWLVELAPRFFKTADPTKLTKRKRQERIEPLYDRYNEPNSWRLSKRRA; encoded by the coding sequence ATGGGAGCCGACATCGCAGAAAACGAGTTGAAGAAATTGGAATACCTCTCGCTAATTTCTAAGGTATGTTCCGAGTTGGAGGCACATTTAGGGTTTGGTGATAAGGTTTTAGCTGAGTTTATAACTGAACTTGGTAGAAATTGCTTAACAGTAGATGAATTTGATGACAAATTGAAAGAAAGTGGTGCTGAAATGCCCGACTATTTCGTAAGAACGTTGCTCACTATAATCCATGCTATTTTGCCTCCTAGTGCCAAGTCCAAGTCGGAGAAGGAGTCGAACAAGGATGGCAATGATTCCGAGTTTTCAGCTCTGAAGATCAGAGATAATAGGGATAGGGTTAAGGAGTTGGAGAAGGAGATTGAGTTGGAGGCTAGGAGTAAGAGGAGAGATGAAAAGGGAGAAGAACGGGATAGGAGGCGAGAGGGGGATAGAGATTATAGAAGAGAAAGGGGTAGAGACAGGAGGGATAGGGATAGGGGTAGGGATCGAGATAGAGATGATGGTAGAGTTGAACGCAGGGCTTCAGAAAGGCGCAGAGACAGGGATGGAGATGGAGATGTATATGCAAAGGGTAGTAGAGATGATTATGAGCAAGACGGGGATGATGATCGGAGGGATAGGAGAAAATCGAGGCATCATGTGGATGAGCCAGAGTTGTATGCAGTTTATAAGGGGAGGGTATCAAGGGTGATGGATTCTGGTTGTTTTGTTCAGCTGAATGAATTTAGAGGGAAAGAAGGCTTGGTGCATGTTTCACAACTTGCTACTAGAAGGGTTAGTAATGCCAAAGATTTGGTAAAACGTGACCAGGACGTTTTTGTGAAGGTTATCTCTATTAGTGGGCAGAAGCTGAGTTTGTCAATGAGAGATGTTGATCAGAATACAGGAAAGGATCTGCTTCCATTGAAGAAGAGCTCTGACGGTGGTGGATTGACAACAAATCCTTCAGGCATGAATAATGAGGGCTCTAAGACCAGGATTGGCCTGTCAGGAATTAGGATTACGGAGCAAGAGGATGTAGTTCCATCACGTAGACCGGTGAAGAGGATGAGTTCACCTGAAAAGTGGGAAGCGAAACAACTTATTGCTGCAGGTGTCCTGGGGGTCCAGGAACATCCCATGTTTGATGAAGAAGGGGATGGAATGCTATATCAGGAAGAAGATGGTGTTGATGAAGAGCTTGAGGTTGAATTGAATGAAGATGAACCCCCTTTCTTGCAAGGGCAGAGTCGTTATTCAGTTGATATGTCTCCtgtcaaaatttttaaaaatcctGAAGGATCATTGAGTCGTGCTGCTGCACTACAATCAGCTTTGATAAAGGAGAGAAGGGAAGTAAGGGAGCAGCAACAGAGAACGATGCTTGATTCTATCCCAAAGGATCTCAACAGACCATGGGAAGACCCAATGCCGGAGACAGGTGAGAGGCATTTGGCTCAGGAACTGAGGGGTGTTGGTTTGTCTGCCTATGACATGCCAGAATGGAAAAAAGATGCTTATGGTAAAGCCGTGACCTTTGGCCAGAGGTCTAAGCTATCCCTCCAGGAGCAGAGGCAGAGTCTTCCTATTTACAAATTGAAGAAAGAACTGGTTCAGGCTGTCCATGATAATCAGGTCCTGGTCGTCATTGGTGAAACAGGTTCTGGCAAGACAACACAGGTGACACAGTATCTAGCCGAGGCAGGGTATACAACGAGGGGAAAAATTGGCTGTACTCAACCTCGTCGAGTGGCTGCGACATCTGTCGCTAAGAGAGTTGCTGAGGAGTTTGGTTGTCGATTAGGTGAGGAGGTCGGTTATGCTATTCGTTTTGAAGATTGTACTGGGCCAGAAACtgttatcaaatatatgacTGATGGTATGCTTTGGAGGGAGATCCTGATTGATGATAATTTGTCCCAGTACTCAGTCATAATGCTTGATGAAGCACATGAAAGAACGATTAACACTGATGTTCTCTTTGGTTTGCTTAAGCAGCTTATGAAGAGAAGACCTGACCTTCGTCTAATTGTCACGTCTGCAACTTTGGATGCAGAGAAATTTTCTGGTTATTTCTTTGACTGCAACATCTTTACAATCCCAGGAAGAACTTTTCCAGTTGAGATACTCTACACAAAGCAGCCAGAAAGTGATTACCTTGATGCGTCTTTAATTACTGTTATGCAGATCCACTTGACAGAACCTGAAGGTGATATCCTCCTCTTCTTGACTGGTCAAGAGGAGATTGATTATGCTTGCCAGTGTCTCTATGAGAGGATGAAAGGACTAGGTAAAAATGTTCCTGAACTGATCATACTACCTGTCTATAGTGCCTTGCCCAGTGAAATGCAGTCCAGAATTTTTGATCCTGCCCCTCCTGGGAAAAGAAAAGTTGTTGTTGCTACAAATATTGCTGAAGCATCTTTGACAATTGACGGTATATTCTATGTTATTGATCCTGGATTTGCAAAGCAAAATGTCTACAATCCAAAACAGGGTCTTGATTCACTTGTTATTACCCCAATTTCACAAGCATCGGCAAAGCAACGAGCAGGGCGTGCTGGACGTACTGGACCTGGGAAGTGCTACCGTCTGTATACTGAGAGTGCATTCCATAGTGAAATGTCTCCTACTGCAGTTCCAGAAATCCAGAGGATAAATCTTGGGAACACCGTTATTATGATGAAAGCAATGGGTATTAATGATCTTTTGTCATTTGATTTCATGGACCCACCTACCCCTCAGGCTCTCATATCTGCCATGGAGCAACTTTACACTCTTGGAGCACTGGATGAAGAGGGGCTTCTGACGAAACTGGGAAGAAAAATGGCAGAATTCCCATTAGATCCTCCTTTGTCCAAGATGCTTCTTGCTAGTGTGGACTTCGGTTGTAGTGATGAGATCTTGACCATCATTGCTATGATTCAAACTGGAAACGTCTTTTACCGACCAAGGGAAAAACAAGCTCAGGCCGATCAGAAAAAGGCCAAATTTTTTCAGCCTGAGGGTGATCATCTTACCTTGCTTGCTGTTTACGAGGCTTGGAAAGCGAAAAACTTTTCAGGTCCATggtgttttgaaaattttgttcaGTCACGATCACTTAGGAGGGCACAGGATGTCAGAAAACAGTTGCTCTCCATCATGGACAAGTATAAATTGGATGTTGTGAGTGCCGGAAGGAACTTCACAAAGATCCAGAAGGCTATTGGAGCAGGTTTCTTTTTTCATGCTGCTAGAAAGGATCCTCAAGAGGGCTATAGAACTTTAGTTGAGAACCAGCCAGTTTACATCCATCCTAGCAGTGCTCTTTTCCAAAGACAGCCGGACTGGGTTATTTATCACGAGCTTGTTATGACAACAAAGGAGTACATGCGTGAGGTGACCGTGGTAGATCCTAAATGGCTTGTTGAGTTGGcaccaagattcttcaagaCGGCTGACCCAACAAAATTAACGAAGCGCAAGAGACAGGAACGTATTGAACCTCTTTATGATAGATATAATGAGCCAAATTCATGGCGATTGAGTAAACGCCGAGCGtga
- the LOC107026438 gene encoding auxin-induced protein 15A-like, which yields MAIRMPRIIKKSGDVPKGYLAVCVGEEQKKRFVIPISFLSQPLFQDLLSQAEDEFGFDHPMGGLSIPCREDIFIDLTSHLRN from the coding sequence ATGGCTATTCGTATGCCTCGTATAATCAAGAAATCTGGAGATGTTCCCAAGGGATATCTTGCTGTGTGTGTTGGGGAGGagcagaagaagagatttgttATCCCCATATCATTCTTGAGCCAACCTTTATTTCAAGACTTGCTCAGTCAAGCTGAGGACGAATTTGGTTTTGATCATCCAATGGGCGGTCTCTCCATACCCTGCAGAGAGGACATCTTCATTGACCTTACTTCTCATTTGAGAAACTGA